CTAGCTCGAACACACTGTGTAAAAATCATGATAAATCAGAATATACACGTAATTCTTCACCTGGTTTTATCAGGAGTTGTGTTTAAACACTTGATGGTGAAACGTGAAAACATTTCTGCACTAATCCATAAGCACCAGCACTACATGCTGCTTCATAACAATTACCAAAACACTGATTCAATCAATGCGCTAATCCCTTCTAATGTGACAAAGCATCAATGTTCAGAGAGATAAATGTgctaatatattattattaaaactaacTAAGCtgtaagtgtaaaaaaaaaaagtatgatgataaactttaaaaaattgtaattttaaatgatttgtgaaattttctttaaaaattactCTGATGTGCAAAGGTCTTTGGTATAGTACAATTgctgaaaatgaggaaaaaaaccacataacactaaaaaataaagcttcccaaattaatactgaaaaataaacacttcagtgtgtctaaggtcatgtgatgtcatctgtggtgtttgtggtgaatggaaaaaacagactgaaagagagacTAGCATATGTGGCATCATTGTAGCCATCGGAACACCACAGACACCACACTGATCATGCAACCATGCCCACTTTCCAATACTGTGTCCAACACCACGTTCACAGACTTCCACTAAACACTGTGCAAGTGAGGAAATCTTCACACTTCATGCACAGTTGTATCGGCTTTTTAACTAACTAGTCTGATGTGTTACCTAGCTAGAATAATCTGGCTTGCTAACTAGTGAGTGTACAAATTACCTGGTTGTCTGCTTAGCCTGCTTGATAaccacaattttaatttaaagaattttatCGCTCCTTACTAAACAGCTTTAGAAAAGAAACATGGAGACTACAGTGATGTCGGAGTATGCTAATCTAACGCACATCGTTCAAGCTAATAACAGTAATTTAAGATGGTGGCTGAGAAGAAAGAGTATTGGAAAACAATGCAATGCAATACTGTGATTAAACCGTAACGAAGACTAGCCTGGCTGAGTAGATCAGGTCTGCAAGATACAGCAGGAAGTTTAGCGCAGTGAGGACAGCAATGGCTAAAGTCTTATCCCATGGACAGAGCCCCTGGTAGGAGCCACACTCATTCGGCCGGTGGCTGTTCCCTCCATGTTTATCATCAAACTTGTAAATGGGCCAGATGATGGTGGCGGAGAGATACATCGCTACGGCGAGCAGAGCGTAGATGGACAGGAAACGTGGGAAGGAAACTGGGAGCAGTCCAGTCCACTCAGCGATGCACATAATGATGATGGCCGCTGACAGGATGAAGCAGATGCagtagacagagagacaccATTTTGTTGCTGCGTTCTGGTTATAAGACACCGGATCGCTGATGAAAACGAAGATGACACAGGCGATGAAGGTCTCACAGACTTTCAGAATACCTGGCGCTGTAGCCATGTAGCCGGACACCTCGCCTGGGCGCGCCTTGCTCAAGCTGACCTCGCTGAAGTAGGCGAGTGTAGCAAGGCAGGAGAAGACAGTGGAGACGATGCGGCAGTTGACGTATTCCTCACGTCCCCCATAGCCTTTCAGAAAGAATAAAGGGAAGATGATggaagcagacagacagagtagAGAGGCATAGCAGGCGAAGGTAATGGGGAAGTTCTTCCAGGAGACAGGAGCACGAGACTGTAGGCCGCAGATCTCCACCAGGAGGATCAGTAGCGTCCCGGCAAAGCTGAAGCTCCAACAGAACACGCACCAGTCTCCGGTACCATGCTTCACCTGTGCGCCATACAAAGCTACGCTAAATGCCACACACGCAAACACCATGGCCGCCACCCGCGACCACATCAGCGGGGAGGAGCGGAACACCACTGGCATGATGGGAACGCCTCAGACACGCCTGATCTGTGCTGCTGGGTTGTTGCGAAGAAGGATGTCTGAGGACAGAAGAGAAAGCATGATGTTATAAAACCagatatatgaaaatatgaccATGTTCCAAACTGCATACTGCTAATGATAGTACACTACTGTGATGTCTGCCCTGATTCTGTCCCTGCACATCCATCGTACTGTGTAGTGTCCACAGTACTGTGTTGGTCTCCACAATACGATGTAACTGTGGAGTAAACGAGTGTCATGCTGAGGCTTCGCTTGACAAACACACTATGTGACAAAGCTTGACTGATTGCTACAAATGAATTTATGCTATCTGCACTTTCTAGTGGGCCATCTTCTTCCTGTTGTCGTGGAAATTGTCGTAAAAATACGTAATACCTAAAAATAACAGTGCGACCTGCAATACTGGAGCACATATAAATGAGAGTCGACATGAAACCATATAGTGATTATGTGAGCTCATAATCTCATGATGGTAATTTAATCTTCCTTTGGTCTCTTAGTCATTAATCTTGTAGTCCATTGGTTTCTTCCATAGTCCCTTAATCTCTTGGATCCTTGGTTCTGTAGTCCCTTAGTCCTGATGTCCATTAGCTCCTAGCTTCCTTAGCCCTTTAGTCTCATAATCCCTTAAtcatttatttccttccttTAGTTCCTTAGTTTCTTAGTCCTTCAATCTCTTGCTTCCATTGTCACTTGGTCCCTTAGTCCCTGTAGTTCCCTAGTCCCTTAGTCCCTGTAGTTCCCTAGTCCCTTAGTCTTTTAGTCTCTGTAGCTCCCTAGTCCATTAATCCCTTAGTCAAGTAGTTCTTTAGTCCATTAGTCCCTTGTTCCCTTAGTTTCTCAACCGCTTAGGCCACAATTTAGTTCCATAGTCACATAGTGCTTTAACCCATAGCCCCTCCTAGTAGTTTCTTAGTTATGAGATTCCTTAGTGCCTTGTAATGTAGTGTTTGTCTCTGTTTGTTCTAGGTGACTTTCCCGGAGCACTTCTGGATTAGCCATAATAAACACACTTTGAGTAAACACTTGAGTAATGTGCTCCCACACATTACAGCTGCACCCCAAACAGCCAATACCTAAGGATGTGTACTATTTTGACATGTtatttagtatagtataatgtggtTTGGGAAGTGGCCCATGCTGCATAAAACAACAGCTGCATTGTACTGCACTTTTTCCAGCAGGACAGAGAGACATGAACACTCAGACAGCTGTGCTGCTTACATACCACCAACAAACATGCTAACAAATGCTAAAAACTCTAACATATATCACTGACAAAAGGTCTCAGAGCTATACTCTGGCCACATCCACTCCCTCTTCACTACACAGTACACTATTTTTGGAGTTGTGTCTGAAAGTATAAAGGAGAATGTGAGTGAAATTCCACAGTGCACTGCGGAAGGCTAGTGTCTATATAATATATGCATGTTTAGGCAGCATATCATGTGGTGTACATGGTGTAGGGGTGTAAACGGGCATGGCTGTTCTCTGGCCTTGTGTTTTAAACTGTGTTTTGAGCCATTTGGGACTCAGCTGATGACTAATCTTCTCCAACCACTTAGAAAAGACAAGACCTTTCTCCAACCCTACACGCCATCCTGTGGGAGGACAGAGGGACAATCAGAGCATTCAGCTCTCCTACTGAAAGCTGGGTTCAGCTGCACATCACATCAATCTTTCACGCCACActaatggagagagagagactgaaagagagagacaaatagagagagaaattgaaaaagaaaaggatagagaaatggagagacagaaagatgaagaaaacaTGATGGAGCAAGAAAGAGGGTGGGGGAGaataacagacagaaagacagatagccAAATAGACTGTCGATAGAGAGAAATAGGAGGATAAAACGAAGGGATATTGATGAATAGATCCGCATGTACACGTGTATGATGTTATAGTGATTTAAATGCTTTTAGCTGCAGAATAATGTAATGTTCTAATGGTAATAAAGCTAGCATAgagtgaaaagtgtgtgtgagagagaaataatgagTGAAAGAATGTACGTCTCCAGGTATGGACAGGGAGAGGGGGAATTCTTACACGTCCTTCTGCCTTAAACTCTAAACAAAGGCTGAAATAACTGAGCCATGACTCACtgctcccttcctccctctctctctttcagttacTGGTGCTCTCTCTCACCCAACTGTGGCTCAGAGTTTCCAGTTT
This genomic interval from Pangasianodon hypophthalmus isolate fPanHyp1 chromosome 4, fPanHyp1.pri, whole genome shotgun sequence contains the following:
- the myadmb gene encoding myeloid-associated differentiation marker homolog — its product is MPVVFRSSPLMWSRVAAMVFACVAFSVALYGAQVKHGTGDWCVFCWSFSFAGTLLILLVEICGLQSRAPVSWKNFPITFACYASLLCLSASIIFPLFFLKGYGGREEYVNCRIVSTVFSCLATLAYFSEVSLSKARPGEVSGYMATAPGILKVCETFIACVIFVFISDPVSYNQNAATKWCLSVYCICFILSAAIIIMCIAEWTGLLPVSFPRFLSIYALLAVAMYLSATIIWPIYKFDDKHGGNSHRPNECGSYQGLCPWDKTLAIAVLTALNFLLYLADLIYSARLVFVTV